From a single Peromyscus maniculatus bairdii isolate BWxNUB_F1_BW_parent chromosome 4, HU_Pman_BW_mat_3.1, whole genome shotgun sequence genomic region:
- the Zhx3 gene encoding zinc fingers and homeoboxes protein 3: MASKRKSTTPCMIPVKTVVLQGASTEAQPVATLPEGPQQDLPSEAPDASSEATPNPSSTEGSALANGHRSTLDGYVYSCKDCDFRSQDMTQFVGHMNSEHTDFNKDPNFVCTGCSFLAKTPEGLSLHNAKCHSGEASFLWNVTKPDNHVVVEQSVPESTSTSDLAGESAADGTDGQAEIIITKTPIMKIMKGKGEAKKIHMLKENAPNQPVGEALPKPLAGEAEIKEGDHTFANGAAPVSQASASTSKPPHAANGPLIGTVPVLPAGIAQFLSLQQQPPVHAQHHTHQPLPTSKALPKVMIPLSSIPTYNAAMDSNSFLKNSFHKFPYPTKAELCYLTVVTKYPEEQLKIWFTAQRLKQGISWSPEEIEDARKKMFNTVIQSVPQPTITVLNTPLVASTGNVQHLIQAALPGHVVGQPEGTAGGLLVTQPLMANGLQASSSSLPLTTASVPKPTVAPINTVCSNTTSAVKVVNAAQSLLTACPSITSQAFLDASIYKNKKSHEQLSALKGSFCRNQFPGQSEVEHLTKVTGLSTREVRKWFSDRRYHCRNLKGSRAMMPGEHGSVLIDSVPEVPFPLSSKVPEVTCIPTATSLASHPATKRQSWHQTPDFTPTKYKERAPEQLRVLESSFAQNPLPPEEELDRLRSETKMTRREIDGWFSERRKKVNAEEPKKADGQVPQEEEGAEEEGGDEELASELRVPGENGSPEMFLSHTLAERKVSPIKINLKNLRVTEASGKSELPGPGVCEPEEEGLHKLVEQPPGKVSYKKTAQQRHLLRQLFVQTQWPSNQDYDSIMAQTGLPRPEVVRWFGDSRYALKNGQLKWYEDYKRGNFPPGLLVIAPGNRELLQDYYMTHKMLCEEDLQTLCDKTQMSAQQVKQWFAEKMGEETRAVADTSSEDKGPGTGESVAVHRVLGDAYSEMSENSESWEPSAPEASSELFDTSSPQSGRQLETD; the protein is encoded by the exons ATGGCCAGCAAGAGGAAGTCCACCACCCCATGCATGATCCCGGTTAAGACTGTGGTGCTGCAGGGGGCCAGCACAGAGGCTCAGCCTGTGGCAACTTTGCCTGAAGGTCCCCAGCAGGATCTGCCCTCAGAAGCACCTGATGCCAGCAGTGAGGCAACCCCAAACCCCAGCAGCACTGAGGGCTCTGCCCTGGCAAACGGGCACCGGAGCACTTTGGATGGCTATGTGTATTCCTGTAAAGACTGTGATTTCAGGTCCCAGGACATGACTCAGTTTGTAGGGCATATGAACTCAGAGCACACAGACTTTAATAAAGACCCAAATTTTGTATGTACAGGGTGCAGTTTCCTGGCAAAAACCCCCGAGGGGCTTTCCCTGCACAATGCCAAGTGTCACTCAGGGGAAGCCAGCTTTTTGTGGAATGTGACCAAGCCAGACAATCATGTAGTGGTAGAACAGAGTGTCCCTGAGAGTACTAGCACATCTGACCTAGCAGGTGAATCTGCCGCTGACGGGACTGATGGACAGGCTGAAATCATTATTACCAAGACACCAATCATGAAGATAATGAAAGGCAAAGGCGAAGCCAAGAAAATCCATATGCTTAAAGAAAATGCTCCCAATCAGCCTGTGGGTGAGGCTTTGCCAAAGCCAttggctggggaggcagagattaAAGAGGGGGACCACACTTTCGCCAATGGGGCAGCTCCAGTCAGTCAGGCATCTGCTAGCACCTCAAAGCCCCCTCATGCTGCCAATGGGCCCCTGATAGGAACAGTGCCAGTACTACCAGCTGGTATAGCACAGTTCCTCTCCCTCCAGCAGCAGCCCCCAGTGCATGCCCAGCACCATACCCACCAGCCCCTGCCCACATCCAAGGCCCTTCCAAAAGTCATGATCCCCCTGAGCAGCATCCCAACATACAATGCAGCTATGGACTCCAACAGCTTTCTGAAGAACTCCTTCCACAAATTCCCCTACCCAACCAAAGCTGAACTCTGCTATTTGACTGTGGTGACCAAGTATCCAGAAGAACAGCTTAAGATCTGGTTCACAgcccagaggctgaagcagggaatCAGCTGGTCTCCTGAGGAGATTGAAGATGCCCGGAAGAAGATGTTCAATACAGTCATCCAATCTGTGCCTCAGCCCACCATCACAGTTCTAAACACGCCCCTTGTTGCCAGCACTGGCAATGTACAGCATCTCATCCAGGCCGCTCTCCCAGGCCATGTTGTGGGACAGCCAGAGGGCACAGCAGGGGGCCTCCTGGTCACTCAGCCATTGATGGCCAACGGGTTACAAGCGTCAAGCTCATCTCTCCCCCTGACAACTGCATCTGTTCCCAAGCCAACTGTGGCACCCATCAACACTGTGTGTTCAAATACAACATCAGCTGTGAAGGTAGTCAATGCAGCCCAGTCACTCCTCACAGCATGCCCCAGCATAACTTCCCAAGCCTTCCTTGATGCAAGCATCTACAAAAACAAGAAGTCTCATGAACAGCTGTCAGCCCTGAAAGGAAGCTTCTGTCGGAACCAGTTCCCTGGGCAGAGTGAAGTAGAGCACCTGACCAAAGTGACAGGCCTCAGTACCAGAGAGGTGCGGAAGTGGTTCAGTGACCGGCGGTACCACTGCCGGAACCTGAAGGGCTCCAGGGCCATGATGCCTGGAGAGCATGGCTCTGTTCTCATTGACTCTGTGCCAGAGGTGccctttcctctgtcctccaaaGTTCCAGAGGTGACCTGTATCCCAACAGCAACCTCACTAGCAAGCCACCCTGCCACAAAACGACAATCTTGGCACCAGACCCCAGACTTCACACCAACCAAATACAAAGAGAGAGCCCCAGAGCAGCTTCGAGTTCTGGAGAGCAGCTTTGCACAAAACCCGCTTCCCCCTGAGGAGGAGCTGGATCGCCTGAGAAGTGAAACCAAAATGACCCGAAGGGAAATCGATGGCTGGTTCTCAGAGAGACGGAAAAAGGTGAATGCTGAGGAGCCCAAGAAGGCTGATGGGCAGGTacctcaggaggaggagggtgctgaggaggagggtggagatgAAGAGTTGGCCAGTGAGCTGAGGGTTCCTGGAGAAAATGGCTCTCCTGAAATGTTTCTTAGCCATACCTTGGCAGAGCGGAAGGTCAGCCCCATAAAAATCAACCTCAAGAACCTGCGGGTCACTGAAGCCAGCGGCAAGAGTGAGCTTCCAGGGCCAGGTGTCTGCGAGCCTGAGGAGGAGGGTTTGCACAAGCTGGTAGAGCAGCCACCGGGCAAAGTGAGCTACAAGAAGACAGCACAGCAGCGTCACTTGCTACGGCAGCTCTTCGTCCAGACACAGTGGCCGAGCAACCAGGACTATGACTCCATCATGGCCCAAACAGGGCTGCCCCGGCCAGAGGTGGTACGCTGGTTCGGAGACAGCAGGTACGCCCTGAAGAATGGCCAGCTCAAGTGGTATGAAGACTATAAGAGGGGCAACTTCCCACCAGGTCTGCTCGTCATTGCCCCTGGCAACCGAGAGCTGCTGCAAGATTACTACATGACACACAAGATGCTGTGTGAGGAAGATTTGCAGACCCTCTGTGACAAGACCCAAATGAGTGCCCAGCAGGTCAAGCAGTGGTTTGCTGAGAAAATGGGTGAAGAGACCCGGGCGGTGGCAGACACAAGCAGTGAGGACAAgggccctgggactggagagtcTGTGGCAGTGCACAGAGTGCTGGGTGATGCCTATTCAGAGATGTCTGAGAACAGTGAATCATGGGAGCCAAGTGCTCCTGAGGCCAGCTCAGAGCTCTTTGACACTTCGAGTCCCCAGTCTGGACGTCAGCTCG AAACAGACTGA